Genomic DNA from Synergistaceae bacterium:
AAATCCTACACTTGATATGGGATTGAGTTTTTCGAAGGATAGACTCGCGCCGATGATTCGGGATACGCCTGTTTTGAGCGAAAAAGTGAAGGACCCCCGAAGCCGTGATTCAGGAAATACCCTAATGCACAAAAAATTTGTCGGAGGCCACATCACGATTGCAGCAACAAATTCGCCGGTTTCGTTAGCAGCCAGGCCGATTAGAATTTTGCTATGTGATGAAGTCGACCGCTACCCTATTTCGACGGGCAAAGAAGGCGACCCATTGACTTTAGCGATTAAACGTACACAAAATTTTTGGAATCGCCGAATACTCGAAGTCAGTACGCCGACACTTTTGCAGACATCAACTATTTATAAAGATTTTGAACTCAGCAGTAAAGAAGAGTGGTGCGTACCTTGTCCAACATGCGGAGAATTTAACGCGTTTTCATGGGAGCAGATAAGCTATAAGGATTTGCCCGAACCTGTTATGACTTGTACAAAATGCGGCAGTGTTCACAATGAAGTCGAATGGAAAGCGGGTCAAGAACGCGGGAAATGGATAGCTGCCAATCCTGACGAGAAAAAAATTCGCGGTTTCCATATGAATGCTTTTGCTTCACCGTGGGCGACATGGCGGGGCTTAGTGAAGGATTATCACGAGGCTTTACACAAGGGCGAAGAAGGCGTTAAAGGCTGGGTAAATACGGCTTTAGGACTTCCATATGAGGCAACAGCGGGCACGATAGAAATTGAGGCGTTAGAGTCTCACCGTGAAGAATATAACGCAGAATTACCAGACGGCGTGTTAGTGCTGACTTGCGGCGTTGACACACAAGATGACCGTTTAGAATGTGAAGTAGTAGGCTGGGGGGTCGGCCACGAGTCATGGGGTATAGAGTACCGAGTTTTTTACGGCGATCCCGGACAAAATGAAGTGTGGCAGGCTTTAGATGATTTCTTGCTAAAGACTTGGCAGTATTCGGACGGTGAGAGATTAGGAATTGCTTGTGTCTGCATTGACAGCGCGGGACATTTTACGGACGAAGTATATAAATTCTGCAAGCCACGAGCACGACGAAATATTTTCGCGATTATAGGGCGGGGCCGTGAAGGAATGCCCAGTGTCAGCAAGCCCAGCAGGAGTAATCGCAGGCATGTAGCGTTATTCACATTAGGTGTCAACACGATAAAAGGCGTATTATTTTCGCGCTTAAAAATTGAGAACAGGGGAGCGGGTTATTGTCATTTTCCTTCAGACAGCAAGAGGGGCTATGACTCCGTATATTTCAAGGGTTTATTGTCCGAAAGAATGGTAGTGAAGCGTGTTAGGGGCCGAGACACAATTACGTGGGAGACAAGAAGTCCGGGTTTGCGCAATGAGCCGTTAGACACAAGAGTTTATGCGACAGGAGCAATAGAATTATTTAATCCAAATTTTGAGATGCACAAGCTAAGACGAGTTAAAAAAAATAATAAATCAGTGATGCCTAAGTTAAAGCTCCCGAAGATAGAGAATAAGCAGGAACAGCAAGAAAAAATTAT
This window encodes:
- a CDS encoding phage terminase large subunit family protein; protein product: MTEDESRVQQLFLNNNSVWLPPPDLKISQWADKFRRIPPEASAEPGQWRTSRAEYQREIMDAISDPLIERVVVMTAAQVGKTEFLLNVIGYFIDQEPSPILVLNPTLDMGLSFSKDRLAPMIRDTPVLSEKVKDPRSRDSGNTLMHKKFVGGHITIAATNSPVSLAARPIRILLCDEVDRYPISTGKEGDPLTLAIKRTQNFWNRRILEVSTPTLLQTSTIYKDFELSSKEEWCVPCPTCGEFNAFSWEQISYKDLPEPVMTCTKCGSVHNEVEWKAGQERGKWIAANPDEKKIRGFHMNAFASPWATWRGLVKDYHEALHKGEEGVKGWVNTALGLPYEATAGTIEIEALESHREEYNAELPDGVLVLTCGVDTQDDRLECEVVGWGVGHESWGIEYRVFYGDPGQNEVWQALDDFLLKTWQYSDGERLGIACVCIDSAGHFTDEVYKFCKPRARRNIFAIIGRGREGMPSVSKPSRSNRRHVALFTLGVNTIKGVLFSRLKIENRGAGYCHFPSDSKRGYDSVYFKGLLSERMVVKRVRGRDTITWETRSPGLRNEPLDTRVYATGAIELFNPNFEMHKLRRVKKNNKSVMPKLKLPKIENKQEQQEKIITEAVKPVMKRRVTSGTTGIIRRGMRF